One Coleofasciculus chthonoplastes PCC 7420 DNA window includes the following coding sequences:
- a CDS encoding peroxidase family protein encodes MTKSSKSGRGQQKPWHQFPVPLALVKLFKFRNRLREENLHDTAKLPTQGEGTQPTPSPDSDHLKIRTADGSFNDLEQPEMGRAGSRFGRNVPLQYTHPDQKNLLEPNPRTISRQLLTRDEFVPASTLNLHAASWIQFQTHDWFAHGGTFDQKFEIPLEADDPWPQEYRPLEVGATLPDSTRPDEDTKNPPTFLNRVTHWWDASQIYGSDQETIDKLRTHGDGKLIIGDDNLLPINPENGVDLVGFDENWWVGLTMLHTLFVKEHNTICDHLKNEYPDWTDDDLFNHARLINAALLAKIHTVEWTPAILGHPALEIAMKANWWGLLGPHVKRLFGRIGEGELLSGIVGSATDHHTAPYYLTEEFVSVYRMHPLMPDEFEFYSLDNGELRFTENLFEVSGNRSRNLVDKVGMPDLFYSFGITHPGAITLHNYPRFLQQLVRDNGEVFDLAAVDILRDRERGVPRYNQFRELIGRERVKTFEDITENPQWAKELRDVYNNDINSVDLMVGMFAENPPAGFGFSDTAFRIFILMASRRLKSDRFFTKDYTAEVYTQWGLDWIDNNSMLSVLRRHYPTVSPALFGVQNAFAPWRKVGVSGY; translated from the coding sequence ATGACTAAATCATCTAAATCAGGTCGAGGTCAGCAAAAACCTTGGCATCAATTCCCCGTTCCCCTGGCATTAGTCAAGTTATTTAAGTTTCGGAACCGACTGCGGGAAGAAAATCTACATGATACCGCAAAATTACCGACCCAAGGTGAGGGGACACAACCAACACCTAGTCCAGATAGTGACCATCTCAAGATTCGCACAGCCGACGGGAGTTTTAATGACCTGGAACAGCCAGAAATGGGTCGGGCGGGTTCCCGTTTTGGACGCAATGTTCCCCTCCAATATACTCACCCTGACCAAAAGAATTTACTCGAACCCAATCCCCGCACAATTAGCCGCCAACTACTGACGCGGGATGAATTTGTACCCGCTAGCACCTTAAACCTACATGCCGCCTCTTGGATTCAATTTCAAACCCATGACTGGTTCGCCCATGGGGGTACATTTGACCAGAAATTTGAGATTCCTCTCGAAGCAGACGATCCCTGGCCCCAAGAATATCGACCGCTAGAAGTAGGCGCAACCTTACCCGACTCAACCCGTCCCGACGAAGATACCAAAAATCCGCCTACCTTTCTTAACCGAGTTACTCACTGGTGGGATGCGTCGCAAATTTATGGCAGTGATCAGGAAACCATTGATAAGCTGCGGACTCATGGCGATGGCAAGCTAATTATCGGTGACGATAACTTATTACCCATCAACCCTGAAAATGGTGTCGATCTCGTTGGTTTTGATGAGAACTGGTGGGTGGGATTGACTATGTTACATACTCTATTTGTCAAAGAACACAATACGATTTGCGATCATCTCAAAAACGAATATCCCGACTGGACAGATGATGATCTGTTCAACCACGCCCGACTAATTAACGCCGCCTTACTCGCCAAAATCCACACCGTTGAATGGACGCCTGCAATCTTAGGACATCCAGCTTTAGAAATTGCTATGAAGGCTAACTGGTGGGGATTATTAGGTCCACATGTCAAACGCTTGTTTGGGCGCATTGGAGAGGGGGAACTCCTGAGTGGGATTGTCGGCTCAGCGACAGATCACCACACTGCCCCCTACTATCTCACCGAAGAATTTGTCTCCGTCTATCGGATGCATCCCTTAATGCCAGATGAGTTTGAATTTTACTCTCTCGACAATGGGGAATTGCGATTTACAGAAAATCTATTTGAAGTATCAGGAAATCGCAGTCGGAATCTAGTCGATAAAGTAGGTATGCCCGATTTATTCTACTCCTTTGGTATTACTCATCCTGGGGCGATTACCTTACATAACTATCCGCGTTTCCTACAGCAATTAGTCCGGGATAACGGCGAAGTCTTTGATTTAGCGGCTGTGGATATATTACGCGATCGCGAACGCGGCGTTCCCCGTTATAATCAATTCCGTGAACTCATTGGTCGTGAACGAGTCAAAACCTTTGAGGACATCACCGAGAACCCGCAATGGGCAAAGGAACTCCGGGACGTTTACAACAACGACATCAACAGCGTTGATTTAATGGTGGGTATGTTTGCCGAAAACCCGCCCGCCGGGTTTGGCTTCAGTGACACAGCTTTCCGTATCTTTATCCTAATGGCATCCCGCCGACTTAAGAGCGATCGCTTCTTCACCAAAGACTACACCGCCGAAGTCTACACTCAATGGGGTTTAGATTGGATTGACAACAACAGTATGTTAAGTGTCTTGCGCCGCCATTACCCCACCGTCAGCCCCGCTTTATTTGGTGTACAAAATGCCTTTGCTCCCTGGCGTAAAGTCGGTGTTTCGGGGTATTAA
- a CDS encoding YdcF family protein: protein MRRLITRHWLRVARWLLSKQRLRWLGLGLLSLVVILSIGLLANIFRLSAGAASPVDTFFVLGGSIRREVYVAQLVKQHPQTPILISQGSDEPCILLIFQKYNAPMGQVWLEKCADSTFGNFYFGIPILRQWGVRHVQLITSPTHLPRAGWMAQILLGANGIWVDVDTVQEQGIPGNQESWWKTGLDVTRSLVWALLSQGIQPHCSEVTPLTEVDLDAWQKSGFDCEYQWWLKLDY from the coding sequence GTGAGACGATTGATAACACGCCATTGGCTACGGGTTGCGCGTTGGCTACTGTCTAAGCAACGACTACGCTGGTTAGGCTTAGGGCTATTGAGCCTAGTCGTTATTCTTAGTATAGGGTTACTTGCAAATATCTTCAGATTGTCGGCAGGAGCCGCTTCACCTGTAGATACATTCTTTGTTTTAGGGGGAAGTATTCGCCGGGAGGTTTATGTGGCTCAGTTAGTGAAGCAACATCCCCAAACTCCGATTTTGATTTCTCAAGGCTCTGATGAACCCTGTATTTTGCTCATATTCCAAAAGTATAACGCGCCCATGGGTCAGGTTTGGTTAGAAAAATGTGCGGATTCCACGTTTGGTAATTTCTACTTCGGGATTCCAATTTTACGGCAGTGGGGGGTACGTCATGTTCAGTTAATTACCTCTCCCACCCATTTACCACGAGCGGGGTGGATGGCGCAAATTCTTTTGGGAGCAAATGGGATTTGGGTTGATGTGGATACGGTGCAAGAACAGGGAATTCCGGGGAATCAGGAATCCTGGTGGAAAACGGGATTGGATGTGACGCGCAGCCTAGTTTGGGCGCTATTGAGTCAGGGAATTCAGCCGCACTGTTCCGAGGTTACGCCCCTAACTGAGGTTGATTTAGACGCTTGGCAAAAGTCAGGTTTTGATTGTGAGTATCAATGGTGGTTGAAGCTGGATTATTGA
- the ctpB gene encoding carboxyl-terminal processing protease CtpB, with amino-acid sequence MNQYSKTFPWLKSILVTGAIATTATLSWLAPIGSNRSVFAALEDSPKTVVDEVWQLVNQEYVDPSFNQVDWQATRQQLLNRNYTSSEQAYKAIRDALEPIGDPYTRFLEPEQFKALTDQTAGELSGVGIRMGVDEKTQKLVIIEPIENSPAFKAELKSGDKIIAIDGKSTQGMSAEEASALIRGEVGSSVTLKISRQGQNHFDVTLTRAQIELPSVHYTLKQEGQMRVGYISIDEFSSHAPEQMQRAIRNLNSQDVNGYVLDLRGNPGGLLYASIEIARMWLDEGEIVHTIDRKGGEQKFSANQSALTQLPLVVLVDGYSASASEILAGALKDNKRARVVGSTTFGKAVVQSVHSLSDGSGLAVTISRYYPPSGIDINHKGISPDVKIDLTSAQQRRLVTQPMLRATIEDPQYKQALTVLENTVLAERGLNQPTEPISVR; translated from the coding sequence ATGAATCAATATTCTAAAACCTTCCCTTGGCTGAAAAGCATCCTCGTAACGGGTGCGATCGCAACAACAGCCACATTATCATGGTTAGCCCCAATTGGCAGTAATCGCTCCGTCTTTGCGGCGCTTGAGGATAGTCCCAAGACGGTTGTTGATGAAGTTTGGCAACTTGTTAATCAGGAATACGTTGATCCCTCGTTCAATCAAGTGGATTGGCAAGCGACCCGTCAGCAGCTACTCAACCGCAATTATACGTCTTCCGAACAAGCCTACAAAGCCATTCGCGACGCCCTAGAACCCATCGGTGATCCCTATACTCGCTTTTTAGAACCCGAACAATTCAAAGCGTTAACGGATCAAACAGCAGGTGAACTGTCTGGCGTCGGGATTCGCATGGGTGTGGATGAGAAAACCCAGAAGCTGGTTATTATTGAGCCGATTGAAAATTCACCGGCATTCAAAGCCGAACTTAAATCTGGAGACAAAATTATCGCCATTGATGGCAAATCCACTCAAGGGATGAGTGCGGAAGAAGCCTCGGCGTTAATTCGCGGCGAAGTTGGCTCATCCGTCACTCTAAAAATATCTCGTCAAGGGCAAAATCACTTTGATGTTACTTTAACCCGCGCTCAGATTGAGCTACCGTCTGTACACTATACCCTCAAGCAGGAAGGTCAGATGCGGGTGGGTTATATCAGCATTGATGAATTTAGTTCCCACGCACCAGAACAAATGCAACGGGCAATTCGCAATCTGAATAGCCAAGATGTGAATGGTTATGTTTTAGATTTGCGTGGTAATCCTGGTGGATTATTGTACGCCAGTATTGAAATTGCCCGGATGTGGCTCGATGAGGGTGAGATTGTCCACACTATTGATCGCAAAGGTGGAGAACAAAAGTTTTCTGCCAACCAAAGCGCACTAACTCAGCTTCCCCTAGTTGTTTTAGTTGATGGCTATTCAGCTAGCGCCAGTGAAATTCTAGCGGGTGCGCTGAAGGATAATAAACGGGCGAGGGTTGTCGGTTCGACGACGTTTGGTAAAGCTGTCGTGCAGTCTGTCCATTCTTTATCTGATGGTTCAGGTTTAGCGGTAACGATTTCCCGCTACTATCCTCCCAGTGGGATTGATATTAATCACAAAGGAATTAGCCCTGATGTGAAAATTGATTTAACTAGCGCTCAACAGCGGCGTTTGGTTACACAACCGATGTTACGTGCCACAATCGAAGATCCCCAATACAAGCAAGCACTTACGGTTCTCGAAAATACGGTGCTGGCAGAACGGGGTTTGAATCAACCTACTGAACCGATTAGTGTTCGGTAA
- a CDS encoding ABC transporter permease codes for MEEPTRSRRQWLEPLALLGPAGLWLFLLLVLPTLIIFELSLVPDIKPGDIVNPSGLDNYLRVFEPINLQVMGRSVFFAVGTMAICLVLGFPVAYWIAQMAPKRWQNLLLLGFILPNFTSSLLRSYAWITILRPTGVLNSILTSIGLPALELLNTSSAVLIGMAYSYLPYMVLILYASLEKLDRRLLEAAADLGANPVQTFWKVTIPQTFSGIAAGSILVFITALGDFVDPELLGGASSMTVSRLIYNQFLGATQNWGFGSALSMVLIFAVSIAIALLIKYGDMEPQR; via the coding sequence ATCGAAGAACCCACCCGTTCTCGACGCCAGTGGTTAGAACCCTTGGCGTTATTAGGACCGGCTGGACTGTGGCTGTTTTTATTGTTGGTTTTACCCACTCTGATCATCTTTGAGTTGAGCTTGGTTCCTGATATTAAACCGGGGGATATTGTGAACCCGTCGGGACTGGATAACTATCTGCGCGTCTTTGAACCAATCAATCTGCAGGTGATGGGGCGATCCGTGTTTTTTGCAGTAGGTACGATGGCGATTTGTCTGGTGTTGGGGTTTCCGGTAGCCTACTGGATTGCTCAGATGGCACCGAAGCGCTGGCAGAATTTACTCCTGTTAGGGTTTATCCTACCCAATTTTACCTCCTCCCTGTTGCGCTCTTATGCCTGGATTACGATTCTGCGACCCACCGGGGTACTCAATAGCATCTTAACTTCGATTGGCTTACCCGCGTTGGAACTCTTAAATACCAGTTCGGCGGTATTAATTGGTATGGCGTATAGTTATTTACCGTACATGGTATTGATTCTCTATGCGTCCTTAGAGAAATTAGATCGGCGTTTATTGGAAGCGGCGGCGGATTTGGGTGCTAATCCGGTGCAAACGTTCTGGAAGGTAACTATACCCCAAACCTTTTCCGGTATTGCGGCGGGTTCGATTCTGGTGTTTATTACCGCTTTGGGGGATTTCGTTGATCCGGAGTTGTTAGGGGGGGCTTCCAGCATGACGGTATCTCGTCTCATTTACAACCAGTTTCTGGGCGCAACCCAAAACTGGGGATTTGGTTCAGCGCTGAGTATGGTGTTAATTTTTGCCGTGAGTATTGCGATCGCGCTTTTAATTAAGTACGGGGATATGGAACCGCAACGCTAG
- a CDS encoding ABC transporter substrate-binding protein — MTNQPRSRKRPNRRQFLQAAASTLPWLALSGCGWRLANVRPAAGSQDDANLLYIYTWAGYTDQDLLDRFEEETGIRAIADVYDSNEAMLARLQAGGGGAYSIIYPSEYMVQKMINMGMLLELDQPRIEGMYRLFPRFQQADYDPGNRHSVPVSWGTTGLVYNTQQVQPPPEDWDYLWVYQQQLAKRMTLVNDVREVMGAALKKLGYSYNSTNVEHIQAAYQALMDLKPAIASFTSDAWRPQILSGDLKIAMCYSSDATEIMPENEDLRYVLPESGSSLWIDTLAIPKTAPNVEGAYAWINFMLQPDVAARIVERLSFATPNKAAYNLLPPDLKNDTSLFPPEEALERCENLEPLGEVEAVYDRYWTKLTSS; from the coding sequence ATGACTAATCAGCCAAGATCCCGAAAACGACCAAACCGCCGTCAGTTTTTACAAGCGGCGGCTTCAACCTTACCCTGGCTAGCGCTGTCAGGGTGTGGCTGGAGACTGGCGAATGTGCGTCCGGCGGCGGGGAGTCAAGATGATGCTAATCTGTTATACATTTACACTTGGGCTGGCTATACTGACCAAGATTTGTTAGACCGCTTTGAGGAAGAAACCGGGATCAGAGCGATCGCGGATGTCTATGATTCTAATGAAGCAATGCTGGCTCGATTGCAAGCGGGTGGTGGGGGCGCTTATAGCATCATTTATCCTTCGGAGTACATGGTGCAAAAGATGATCAATATGGGGATGTTGCTAGAACTCGACCAACCCCGCATCGAGGGTATGTATCGGTTGTTTCCCCGTTTTCAGCAAGCCGACTATGATCCGGGGAATCGCCACTCTGTTCCTGTCAGTTGGGGAACTACCGGCTTGGTTTACAATACCCAGCAAGTCCAACCCCCGCCAGAGGATTGGGATTATCTGTGGGTGTATCAGCAGCAGTTGGCAAAACGGATGACGTTGGTCAATGATGTGCGAGAAGTTATGGGTGCGGCGTTGAAAAAGTTGGGATATTCTTACAATTCCACCAACGTGGAACATATTCAAGCGGCATATCAAGCCCTGATGGACTTAAAACCTGCGATCGCGTCTTTTACATCTGATGCTTGGCGTCCCCAGATTCTCAGTGGAGATTTAAAGATTGCCATGTGTTATTCGTCCGATGCCACGGAAATCATGCCAGAAAATGAAGATTTACGCTATGTGCTTCCAGAAAGTGGCTCCTCTCTCTGGATTGATACCCTAGCCATTCCCAAAACCGCTCCCAATGTCGAGGGCGCTTATGCTTGGATTAATTTTATGTTGCAGCCAGATGTCGCCGCACGCATCGTGGAACGCCTAAGTTTTGCGACGCCCAATAAAGCTGCTTATAATCTTTTACCGCCTGACCTGAAAAATGATACCAGTCTATTTCCTCCAGAAGAAGCCCTGGAACGGTGCGAAAATTTGGAACCATTAGGAGAAGTTGAAGCCGTCTATGACCGCTATTGGACGAAATTGACCAGCTCTTAA
- a CDS encoding ABC transporter ATP-binding protein has product MFQPSVKDQRAPDATAELDVELRKVFKVFNGETAVRGIDLKIRRGEFFSILGPSGCGKTTTLRLVAGFESPSAGEVLIQGQPMNHIPPHRRPVNTVFQSYALFNHLTVAENVAFGLRLKKLKGTDVEERVKQALKQVQMETYSNRFPAQLSGGQQQRVALARALVNRPTVLLLDEPLGALDFKLRKEMQVELSNLHQDLGLTFIMVTHDQEEALSLSDRIAVMEAGKIEQVGNPTEIYERPRTPFVANFIGDTNLFKGRLHAADSSTLQIITSSGLEMVVQSPDAKEWASNSKEMVVSVRPEKIRLSLSPPNSTVNCFEGRLKHVMYLGTHVHLVVELLTGDRLTVMLPNNAMNKLPEPHTSVYARWATTDCIALEE; this is encoded by the coding sequence ATGTTTCAACCTTCCGTTAAAGACCAACGCGCTCCGGATGCTACGGCTGAGCTTGATGTTGAACTCCGCAAGGTTTTCAAGGTTTTCAATGGCGAGACAGCGGTTCGGGGAATTGACTTGAAGATCCGACGGGGAGAATTTTTTAGTATTCTCGGTCCATCGGGTTGCGGTAAAACGACTACCCTGCGCTTAGTGGCAGGATTTGAGTCTCCGTCTGCAGGTGAGGTTTTGATTCAAGGGCAACCCATGAATCACATACCTCCTCACCGCCGACCTGTCAATACAGTATTTCAAAGTTATGCTTTATTCAATCACCTGACGGTTGCGGAAAATGTCGCCTTCGGGTTGCGACTGAAAAAGCTCAAGGGGACAGACGTTGAGGAGCGAGTCAAACAAGCCCTCAAACAGGTGCAAATGGAAACTTATAGCAATCGATTTCCCGCTCAACTGTCTGGAGGACAACAACAACGGGTAGCATTAGCACGAGCCTTGGTGAATCGTCCTACTGTTCTATTGTTGGATGAACCCTTGGGGGCGTTAGATTTTAAGCTTCGCAAAGAAATGCAGGTGGAACTCTCCAACTTGCATCAGGATTTGGGGTTAACGTTTATTATGGTGACCCACGACCAAGAAGAAGCCTTGAGCCTGTCTGATCGGATTGCCGTGATGGAGGCGGGGAAGATTGAACAAGTGGGCAACCCCACTGAAATCTACGAACGTCCCCGTACCCCCTTTGTGGCTAATTTTATCGGTGATACGAATCTGTTTAAGGGTCGCCTGCACGCTGCTGATTCTTCTACGCTACAAATTATCACGTCCAGCGGTTTGGAAATGGTTGTGCAATCCCCTGACGCCAAAGAATGGGCGAGTAACTCTAAGGAAATGGTGGTTAGCGTGCGTCCGGAGAAAATTCGCTTGAGTCTTTCACCACCCAACTCAACCGTGAATTGCTTTGAAGGTCGTCTCAAACATGTTATGTATCTGGGAACTCACGTTCACTTGGTCGTGGAACTCCTAACCGGCGATCGCCTGACGGTTATGCTGCCGAATAATGCTATGAACAAGCTACCCGAACCCCATACCTCAGTGTACGCCCGTTGGGCAACGACCGATTGTATCGCGTTAGAGGAGTAA
- the mrdA gene encoding penicillin-binding protein 2: protein MTVIQPYSGGRQTTPRTVGRNYQSVIVMLIVSLFLVGAMGSRLAYLQLVQGERNRQLAENNRIRLVPKQPVRGNIFDRKGKVLASSRLSHSVFLWPVALKKDEWPQTRQRLSQLLDLPEDEIQKRVERAGFDSPSLIRIERGLSPAQITALQEYSHQLDGIEVDIEAVRDYPNGDVGAHVLGYTGELNDQELGQRRAEGYRMGDVAGKMGVEEAFEPTLRGEWGGQQVEVDGAGRVLRILGEKEAKSGKDLQITLDLKTQKAAEAALGNQKGAIVALDPRNGAVLAMVSRPTFDPNIFSSRITPDMWKQLQGKGNPFVNRAMRGFPPASTFKVVTQTAGMESGKFGPGTVLPTFAALNVGGTSFGEWNRAGFGPLGYQQAMAWSSNTFHGQIGKGVGGPTLIKWARNYGFGQPTGIELSEEAAGLIADDTWKRERFNWEWTVGDTVNMSIGQGFTQATPLQVAVMFAVPANGGYRVKPHLHKDNEALSNWRVSMEMKPSTIETLRKGLRAVVDGGTGQVLNVPHLPPVAGKSGTAEAPPGKPHAWFGAFAPFDKPEIVVVAFAEHSGGGGGSVAAPMVKQVLEAYFDAKSPDEAKEK from the coding sequence ATGACCGTGATTCAGCCCTATTCCGGAGGTCGCCAAACGACACCCCGTACCGTTGGACGCAATTACCAATCGGTCATTGTCATGCTGATTGTCAGTTTGTTCCTAGTCGGGGCAATGGGTTCTCGTTTGGCGTACTTACAGTTGGTTCAGGGAGAACGTAACCGACAACTGGCTGAAAATAACCGGATTCGGCTGGTGCCGAAGCAACCAGTGCGGGGCAATATTTTCGACCGCAAGGGCAAAGTGCTTGCCAGCTCTCGCTTGTCTCATTCAGTGTTCTTATGGCCCGTGGCGCTGAAAAAAGATGAATGGCCCCAAACGCGCCAACGTCTATCCCAACTGTTAGATCTTCCCGAAGATGAGATTCAAAAACGAGTCGAACGGGCTGGCTTTGATTCACCCTCGCTGATCCGAATTGAACGGGGGCTTTCACCTGCCCAAATCACCGCTTTACAGGAGTATAGCCATCAACTGGATGGCATTGAGGTGGATATCGAAGCGGTAAGGGACTATCCCAATGGGGATGTAGGTGCTCACGTTTTGGGATATACTGGGGAACTGAATGATCAAGAACTAGGACAACGTCGCGCTGAAGGGTATCGCATGGGCGATGTTGCTGGGAAGATGGGGGTTGAAGAAGCCTTTGAACCAACCCTGCGAGGAGAATGGGGCGGTCAGCAAGTGGAGGTCGATGGTGCAGGTCGAGTTCTGAGGATTCTGGGTGAGAAAGAGGCAAAATCAGGTAAAGACCTGCAAATTACCCTTGATTTAAAGACCCAGAAGGCAGCCGAAGCCGCATTGGGCAATCAAAAGGGTGCGATTGTCGCCCTTGATCCCAGAAATGGAGCGGTTTTAGCCATGGTTAGCCGCCCTACATTCGATCCCAACATTTTCTCAAGCCGGATTACTCCAGATATGTGGAAGCAATTGCAAGGGAAAGGAAATCCCTTTGTCAATCGGGCGATGCGCGGATTTCCCCCGGCGAGTACGTTTAAGGTGGTGACCCAAACAGCGGGTATGGAGTCAGGGAAATTTGGACCAGGTACCGTGTTGCCCACCTTTGCCGCCCTGAATGTTGGGGGTACATCCTTTGGCGAATGGAACCGTGCCGGTTTTGGCCCGTTGGGATACCAGCAAGCTATGGCGTGGAGTAGTAATACGTTTCATGGTCAAATTGGCAAAGGGGTAGGTGGACCGACTCTGATTAAATGGGCAAGGAACTATGGATTTGGTCAACCCACGGGAATTGAGTTGTCTGAAGAAGCTGCCGGTTTGATTGCGGATGATACCTGGAAGCGAGAGCGCTTCAACTGGGAATGGACAGTGGGAGATACCGTGAATATGTCCATTGGTCAGGGATTTACTCAGGCAACACCCCTGCAAGTGGCAGTCATGTTTGCTGTTCCGGCTAATGGTGGCTATCGAGTTAAACCGCATTTACATAAGGACAATGAGGCGTTAAGCAATTGGCGGGTGTCAATGGAAATGAAGCCTTCAACGATAGAGACACTACGTAAGGGATTACGAGCGGTGGTTGATGGTGGTACGGGACAAGTGTTAAATGTGCCTCATCTACCGCCGGTAGCTGGAAAGAGTGGCACAGCCGAAGCGCCACCTGGAAAGCCTCACGCCTGGTTTGGTGCCTTTGCGCCATTCGATAAACCCGAGATTGTCGTGGTCGCTTTTGCTGAACATTCCGGTGGTGGTGGCGGTTCCGTAGCTGCACCGATGGTTAAGCAGGTGTTGGAAGCTTACTTTGATGCCAAGTCCCCGGACGAGGCAAAGGAAAAGTAG
- a CDS encoding GAF domain-containing protein translates to MSKTLSVHPKYIQAVEQAWRYKSNGQEQELAEQLGRSLPIVINNLFLKGQPVNRLNFLQICQLLGLDWREVAGLEGQESSLTSLSSVAFNSGENQINSYFSVEKDTVDKALQDLVRTLCEMLGRITRKAGDLLSADRASIFLIDQHKKEVGSLIAEDGKGGSLIIDIPMNKGIVGLAAHSSNMINIPFDVYDDPRSEQAKKTDQKTGYRTYTILAWPLLNRQKEVVAVAQFINKLKPHSNPHEDLSQRIDKKGFTSEDEFVFAKFSPSIMGILGKCQLCHQLAHKLQAKQQITRGGVVLREEELIAELRQRAQQLRQGFAKPV, encoded by the coding sequence ATGTCAAAAACATTGAGTGTGCATCCTAAATATATCCAAGCTGTCGAACAAGCTTGGAGATATAAGAGTAACGGACAAGAGCAAGAGCTAGCTGAACAGCTAGGTCGATCGCTACCTATTGTAATTAATAATCTTTTTCTCAAAGGTCAGCCAGTTAATCGGCTGAACTTTCTGCAAATTTGTCAGCTATTAGGACTGGATTGGCGAGAAGTGGCTGGCTTGGAGGGACAAGAATCATCGCTCACCTCTTTATCTTCTGTAGCCTTTAATTCGGGTGAGAATCAAATTAACTCCTATTTTTCCGTCGAAAAAGATACGGTAGATAAAGCGTTACAGGATTTGGTACGCACTCTTTGTGAAATGTTAGGTCGTATCACTCGTAAAGCTGGAGACTTGCTGAGTGCTGATCGCGCCAGCATCTTTTTGATCGATCAGCACAAGAAGGAAGTTGGTTCTTTAATCGCTGAGGATGGAAAAGGGGGGTCTTTAATCATTGATATCCCCATGAACAAGGGAATTGTTGGTTTAGCTGCCCACTCGTCCAACATGATCAATATTCCCTTTGATGTCTACGACGACCCCCGTTCAGAACAAGCGAAGAAAACGGATCAAAAAACAGGGTATCGCACTTATACTATCCTGGCGTGGCCCCTGTTGAATCGCCAAAAAGAGGTTGTTGCTGTTGCCCAATTTATCAACAAGCTCAAACCTCATTCAAACCCTCACGAAGACTTATCGCAGCGAATTGACAAAAAGGGCTTTACTTCAGAAGATGAATTCGTTTTTGCGAAATTTTCCCCATCAATTATGGGTATTTTAGGCAAATGTCAGCTCTGCCATCAACTGGCGCACAAACTTCAAGCGAAGCAACAAATTACCAGAGGTGGTGTTGTCTTGAGAGAAGAGGAGTTGATTGCTGAACTCAGGCAGCGAGCGCAACAGCTACGGCAGGGCTTCGCTAAGCCAGTATAG
- a CDS encoding universal stress protein, with translation MTIKQEYSCPHLGIKLRPQLVSTYTCEELELRCQHLFRYFLIPYNGGKASEYLLQKVKAYAQKRPDHSLSECLLMWVIEEVGRKPVSKEQQVQVAQEKLKQIKADLEALGLQVKTEVRVGNPYLEVLDAATVFDISAIAVSSETIGSIIELPIRSFAGELMRRSWHPVLFFPPPS, from the coding sequence ATTACAATTAAGCAAGAATATTCTTGTCCTCATCTAGGAATAAAGCTGCGTCCCCAACTGGTTTCGACTTATACCTGTGAAGAACTCGAGCTGCGCTGTCAACATTTATTCCGCTATTTTCTGATTCCTTATAACGGCGGTAAGGCGTCGGAGTATCTGTTGCAAAAGGTGAAAGCTTATGCTCAAAAGCGCCCGGATCACTCACTCTCTGAGTGCTTGTTAATGTGGGTGATTGAAGAAGTGGGACGTAAACCTGTTTCCAAGGAGCAACAAGTCCAAGTAGCACAGGAAAAGCTGAAGCAGATTAAAGCTGACTTAGAAGCGCTGGGTTTACAAGTTAAGACAGAAGTCCGAGTCGGTAATCCTTATCTGGAAGTTTTAGATGCGGCGACAGTGTTTGACATCAGCGCGATCGCGGTTTCCTCTGAAACAATCGGCAGTATTATTGAATTGCCTATCCGTAGCTTTGCTGGGGAATTAATGCGGCGTAGTTGGCATCCCGTTCTTTTCTTTCCACCACCGAGTTAA
- a CDS encoding NblA/ycf18 family protein has protein sequence MSQPMQLSLEQQFNIRSFETQVQKMSREQAQDFLVKLYEQMIMRENMYKEFLKHEWGLEPS, from the coding sequence ATGTCCCAACCCATGCAACTTTCCCTAGAACAACAATTTAATATCCGCTCGTTTGAAACCCAGGTGCAGAAAATGAGCCGTGAGCAAGCTCAAGACTTTCTGGTTAAGCTCTACGAGCAAATGATCATGCGTGAAAATATGTACAAGGAGTTTCTCAAACATGAATGGGGTCTAGAACCCAGTTAA